The following coding sequences are from one Thermostaphylospora chromogena window:
- a CDS encoding LuxR C-terminal-related transcriptional regulator, with translation MRVVIGEDLYLLREGLVHLLRAHGFTIVAAVESGPELLKAMLDERPDVSIVDVRLPPTFTDEGLQAALEARRKVPGLPVLVLSQHVEQLYARELLADGSGGVGYLLKDRVFNADQFVDALRRVAEGGTAMDPEVIAKLLASNARNEPLGRLTPREREVLSLMAEGRSNAAIAQRLFLSESAVGKHTANIFAKLDLAPSDDDNRRVLAVLAYLNAS, from the coding sequence ATGAGAGTCGTCATCGGTGAAGACCTCTACCTGCTGCGGGAAGGGCTGGTCCACCTGCTGCGGGCTCACGGCTTCACGATCGTCGCAGCGGTCGAGAGCGGCCCCGAGCTGCTGAAGGCCATGCTCGATGAGCGGCCGGACGTCTCCATCGTCGACGTCCGCCTGCCGCCCACCTTCACCGACGAAGGGCTCCAGGCGGCGCTGGAGGCACGGCGGAAGGTGCCGGGACTGCCGGTGCTCGTCCTGTCCCAGCACGTCGAGCAGCTTTACGCCCGCGAGCTGCTCGCCGACGGCTCCGGCGGGGTGGGCTACCTGCTCAAGGACCGCGTGTTCAACGCCGATCAGTTCGTCGACGCCCTGCGCCGGGTGGCCGAGGGCGGCACCGCGATGGACCCCGAGGTGATCGCCAAACTGCTGGCCAGCAACGCGCGGAACGAGCCGTTGGGCAGGTTGACGCCGCGGGAGCGGGAGGTGCTGTCGCTGATGGCCGAGGGCCGCTCCAACGCCGCCATCGCCCAGCGGCTGTTCCTCAGCGAGAGCGCGGTGGGTAAGCACACCGCTAACATCTTCGCCAAACTCGACCTCGCCCCGTCCGACGACGACAACCGCCGGGTGCTGGCCGTGCTCGCCTACCTCAACGCCTCCTGA
- a CDS encoding sensor histidine kinase translates to MRIHLSRSVAAVGRGLVMGGLGVIQLPIAVAAFAGLVTQLVGLVFLFMPAVRLSRWWTRLARRVTRTMTGVAVSDPYRPPPPSPRPQPDGWYRDGNQLYRTPRVPSFNRRLDWMLKDPATWRDFLWLITYPLSTALIACLPAAALGYGLAAVAGAVPGGALGGLVLAALGVLAAPYVLRAVGLSVAGLLGPTARTMLAQRVRHLAETRTEAVDAQAAQLRRIERDLHDGAQARLVAVGMTIGAAEQLLDTDPSAAVALIDKAQEASAAALEELRRLVRGIRPPVLVERGLVEALRALAVESPLAVTVTHSGVGRCHSAVESAVYFAVTELLTNAVRHGRARRARVELRRDGDEMVVTVTDDGVGGADPGKGSGLRGIERRLMPFDGELELDSPPGGPTTVTLRLTCTPPESGEDGGASAGERRADRDFATDAAQAAPDSPRSPAASASRAKAAPSWRHDVSNLCWGLFAVPLVPLGLIPAALNAAGVPVPLPGWAIIALIVIGGQMLVYALVMLMQSVKERDSESADESRHR, encoded by the coding sequence GTGCGCATCCACCTGAGCCGCTCGGTCGCCGCCGTGGGCCGCGGGCTGGTCATGGGCGGGCTGGGCGTGATCCAGCTTCCGATCGCCGTGGCGGCGTTCGCAGGGCTGGTCACGCAGCTCGTCGGGCTGGTGTTCCTGTTCATGCCCGCCGTACGGCTGTCCCGATGGTGGACGCGGCTGGCCCGGCGGGTGACGCGGACCATGACCGGCGTCGCCGTCTCCGATCCGTACCGACCGCCGCCGCCCTCGCCGCGGCCCCAGCCCGACGGGTGGTACCGCGACGGCAACCAGCTGTACCGGACGCCTCGGGTGCCGTCCTTCAACCGCCGCCTCGACTGGATGCTCAAGGACCCCGCCACCTGGCGGGACTTCCTCTGGCTGATCACCTACCCGCTGTCGACGGCGCTGATCGCCTGCCTACCGGCCGCCGCGCTGGGGTACGGCCTGGCCGCCGTCGCCGGGGCGGTGCCGGGCGGTGCGCTCGGCGGCCTGGTCCTCGCCGCGCTGGGCGTGCTCGCCGCGCCGTACGTGCTGCGGGCGGTGGGGCTGTCGGTGGCCGGGCTGCTGGGACCGACCGCGCGGACGATGCTGGCCCAGCGGGTGCGCCACCTCGCCGAGACCCGCACCGAGGCGGTCGACGCGCAGGCGGCCCAGCTGCGCCGGATCGAGCGCGACCTGCACGACGGCGCGCAGGCGCGGCTGGTGGCGGTGGGCATGACGATCGGCGCGGCGGAGCAGCTCCTCGACACCGACCCGTCCGCCGCGGTGGCGTTGATCGACAAGGCGCAGGAGGCGTCGGCCGCCGCGCTGGAGGAGCTGCGGCGGCTGGTGCGCGGCATCCGGCCGCCGGTGCTCGTCGAGCGCGGACTGGTCGAGGCGCTGCGCGCGCTCGCCGTGGAAAGCCCGCTGGCGGTCACGGTGACGCACAGCGGTGTGGGGCGCTGCCACTCGGCGGTGGAGTCCGCGGTGTACTTCGCGGTCACCGAGCTGCTGACCAACGCCGTGCGGCACGGTCGGGCCCGCCGGGCGCGGGTCGAGCTGCGCCGCGACGGGGACGAGATGGTGGTGACGGTCACCGACGACGGGGTGGGGGGAGCCGATCCCGGCAAGGGGAGCGGCCTGCGCGGGATCGAACGGCGGCTGATGCCCTTCGACGGGGAGCTGGAGCTGGACAGTCCGCCCGGTGGGCCCACGACGGTCACCCTGCGGTTGACGTGCACGCCGCCGGAGAGCGGTGAGGACGGCGGAGCGTCGGCCGGTGAACGGCGGGCGGACCGTGACTTCGCGACGGACGCCGCCCAGGCCGCGCCGGATTCTCCGAGGTCGCCCGCTGCGTCGGCCTCCCGGGCGAAGGCGGCGCCCAGCTGGCGGCATGACGTGTCCAACCTGTGCTGGGGGCTGTTCGCGGTGCCGCTCGTCCCGCTGGGCCTGATCCCGGCCGCCCTGAACGCCGCGGGGGTGCCCGTGCCGCTCCCCGGCTGGGCGATCATCGCTCTGATCGTCATAGGCGGGCAGATGCTGGTGTACGCCCTCGTGATGTTGATGCAGAGCGTGAAGGAACGAGATTCGGAGTCGGCGGATGAGAGTCGTCATCGGTGA